One region of Girardinichthys multiradiatus isolate DD_20200921_A chromosome 1, DD_fGirMul_XY1, whole genome shotgun sequence genomic DNA includes:
- the phactr3a gene encoding phosphatase and actin regulator 3a isoform X1 — MATSDGLDGCLQRGRSQSDPNILTEPGIDLADGTVEHVDQQRVLRTGCLVTGVHTPPIRHSKLATLGRIFKPWKWRKKKNEKLKQSSTDVALSSGLMCHDPSSPIQGCCSDGTVLLGGFGGPLNPNLTVSSVEYLGPEEDRPSSVAAPFQDCNRLEENVALSIENAEEEAGDLPEGLQDTGEHIEDRSEEEIIPRTSPPQVPPKRLLQLSSGDDSGPVSLPTHLPNSYLPKEPPPRATESLASMTLTLRGPLANSSGSPHLGNMIHPPMPPSCIMEELQRAFASKNRQESVHEGCEQGSPPRLWCSDGRLSRSCSSDNQHTSSLASGCVGGGGSDWPKKEAEENKENVRLDQCFSKTSGLPFDLEGWNESVISGTLPRRLRKELLAVKLRNRPSKQELEDRNIFPARSDQERQEIRQQIEMKLAKRLSQRPNVEELEGRNILKQRNDQTEQEERREIKQRLNRKLNQRPTVDELRERKILIRFSDYVEVAKAQDYDRRADKPWTRLSAADKAAIRKELNEFKSTEMEVHASSKHLTRFHRP, encoded by the exons TAGAACATGTGGACCAGCAGAGGGTGCTAAGAACAGGCTGCCTGGTGACGGGGGTTCACACTCCACCCATCCGACACAGCAAGCTGGCCACCCTGGGGCGAATCTTCAAGCCCTGGAAgtggaggaaaaagaaaaatgaaaaactcaaGCAGAGCTCCACAG ATGTAGCATTATCCAGCGGTCTCATGTGCCACGACCCCAGTTCTCCCATCCAAGGCTGCTGCTCAGATGGGAcagtcttacttggtggatttGGGGGACCTTTGAATCCAAACCTCACAGTCAGCAGTGTGGAGTACCTTGGTCCTGAGGAGGACCGTCCCTCTTCGG TGGCTGCTCCATTTCAAGACTGCAACCGGTTGGAGGAAAATGTAGCACTATCTATAGAGAATGCAGAAGAGGAGGCGGGGGATCTACCTGAGGGGCTGCAGGACACAGGAGAGCACATAGAAGACAGATCGGAAGAGGAAATCATTCCAAGAACATCACCACCACAAGTACCTCCTAAACGTTTGCTGCAGCTGAGTTCTGGAGACG ATTCAGGACCTGTTTCGCTCCCTACTCACCTGCCCAACTCCTACCTTCCCAAAGAGCCTCCACCCAGGGCCACAGAAAGCCTGGCTTCAATGACCCTGACACTACGAGGGCCCCTGGCAAACTCCTCAGGGTCTCCACATCTAGGCAATATGATCCACCCTCCAATGCCCCCCAGCTGCattatggaggagctgcagagagcctTTGCTTCCAAGAATCGACAGGAGAG TGTCCACGAAGGATGTGAGCAGGGCTCACCCCCACGGCTATGGTGCTCTGACGGACGGCTGTCTCGCTCCTGCAGCTCCGATAACCAACACACGTCGTCTTTGGCCAGTGGCTGCGTAGGAGGCGGAGGGTCTGACTGGCCCAAGAAGGAAGCGGAGGAGAACAAGGAGAACGTACGGCTGGACCAGTGCTTCTCCAAGACCTCAGGCCTCCCTTTCGACCTGGAAGGCTGGAACGAGTCTGTCATCTCTG GTACACTTCCTCGCAGGCTAAGGAAGGAGCTGCTGGCCGTCAAGTTACGAAACAGGCCGAGCAAGCAGGAGCTGGAGGACAGGAATATCTTCCCAGCACGGAGTGATCAGGAGCGACAGGAAATTCGTCAGCAGATAGAGATGAAACTTGCCAA GAGGTTGAGCCAGAGACCGAatgtggaggagctggagggtcgaaacattttaaaac agaGAAACGATCAGACAGAGCAGGAGGAGAGAAGGGAGATAAAACAGCGACTAAACAGAAAG CTAAATCAGCGGCCAACAGTTGATGAGCTGCGAGAGAGAAAGATCCTGATCCGCTTCAGTGACTATGTGGAGGTGGCCAAAGCTCAGGACTATGACAGGAGAGCAGACAAGCCCTGGACTCGTCTCTCAGCTGCGGAcaag GCTGCAATCCGAAAAGAGCTGAACGAGTTCAAGAGCACGGAGATGGAAGTGCACGCCTCTAGCAAACACCTAACTAG gTTCCACCGGCCGTGA
- the phactr3a gene encoding phosphatase and actin regulator 3a isoform X2, protein MATSDGLDGCLQRGRSQSDPNILTEPGIDLADGTEHVDQQRVLRTGCLVTGVHTPPIRHSKLATLGRIFKPWKWRKKKNEKLKQSSTDVALSSGLMCHDPSSPIQGCCSDGTVLLGGFGGPLNPNLTVSSVEYLGPEEDRPSSVAAPFQDCNRLEENVALSIENAEEEAGDLPEGLQDTGEHIEDRSEEEIIPRTSPPQVPPKRLLQLSSGDDSGPVSLPTHLPNSYLPKEPPPRATESLASMTLTLRGPLANSSGSPHLGNMIHPPMPPSCIMEELQRAFASKNRQESVHEGCEQGSPPRLWCSDGRLSRSCSSDNQHTSSLASGCVGGGGSDWPKKEAEENKENVRLDQCFSKTSGLPFDLEGWNESVISGTLPRRLRKELLAVKLRNRPSKQELEDRNIFPARSDQERQEIRQQIEMKLAKRLSQRPNVEELEGRNILKQRNDQTEQEERREIKQRLNRKLNQRPTVDELRERKILIRFSDYVEVAKAQDYDRRADKPWTRLSAADKAAIRKELNEFKSTEMEVHASSKHLTRFHRP, encoded by the exons AACATGTGGACCAGCAGAGGGTGCTAAGAACAGGCTGCCTGGTGACGGGGGTTCACACTCCACCCATCCGACACAGCAAGCTGGCCACCCTGGGGCGAATCTTCAAGCCCTGGAAgtggaggaaaaagaaaaatgaaaaactcaaGCAGAGCTCCACAG ATGTAGCATTATCCAGCGGTCTCATGTGCCACGACCCCAGTTCTCCCATCCAAGGCTGCTGCTCAGATGGGAcagtcttacttggtggatttGGGGGACCTTTGAATCCAAACCTCACAGTCAGCAGTGTGGAGTACCTTGGTCCTGAGGAGGACCGTCCCTCTTCGG TGGCTGCTCCATTTCAAGACTGCAACCGGTTGGAGGAAAATGTAGCACTATCTATAGAGAATGCAGAAGAGGAGGCGGGGGATCTACCTGAGGGGCTGCAGGACACAGGAGAGCACATAGAAGACAGATCGGAAGAGGAAATCATTCCAAGAACATCACCACCACAAGTACCTCCTAAACGTTTGCTGCAGCTGAGTTCTGGAGACG ATTCAGGACCTGTTTCGCTCCCTACTCACCTGCCCAACTCCTACCTTCCCAAAGAGCCTCCACCCAGGGCCACAGAAAGCCTGGCTTCAATGACCCTGACACTACGAGGGCCCCTGGCAAACTCCTCAGGGTCTCCACATCTAGGCAATATGATCCACCCTCCAATGCCCCCCAGCTGCattatggaggagctgcagagagcctTTGCTTCCAAGAATCGACAGGAGAG TGTCCACGAAGGATGTGAGCAGGGCTCACCCCCACGGCTATGGTGCTCTGACGGACGGCTGTCTCGCTCCTGCAGCTCCGATAACCAACACACGTCGTCTTTGGCCAGTGGCTGCGTAGGAGGCGGAGGGTCTGACTGGCCCAAGAAGGAAGCGGAGGAGAACAAGGAGAACGTACGGCTGGACCAGTGCTTCTCCAAGACCTCAGGCCTCCCTTTCGACCTGGAAGGCTGGAACGAGTCTGTCATCTCTG GTACACTTCCTCGCAGGCTAAGGAAGGAGCTGCTGGCCGTCAAGTTACGAAACAGGCCGAGCAAGCAGGAGCTGGAGGACAGGAATATCTTCCCAGCACGGAGTGATCAGGAGCGACAGGAAATTCGTCAGCAGATAGAGATGAAACTTGCCAA GAGGTTGAGCCAGAGACCGAatgtggaggagctggagggtcgaaacattttaaaac agaGAAACGATCAGACAGAGCAGGAGGAGAGAAGGGAGATAAAACAGCGACTAAACAGAAAG CTAAATCAGCGGCCAACAGTTGATGAGCTGCGAGAGAGAAAGATCCTGATCCGCTTCAGTGACTATGTGGAGGTGGCCAAAGCTCAGGACTATGACAGGAGAGCAGACAAGCCCTGGACTCGTCTCTCAGCTGCGGAcaag GCTGCAATCCGAAAAGAGCTGAACGAGTTCAAGAGCACGGAGATGGAAGTGCACGCCTCTAGCAAACACCTAACTAG gTTCCACCGGCCGTGA
- the phactr3a gene encoding phosphatase and actin regulator 3a isoform X3, with protein sequence MCHDPSSPIQGCCSDGTVLLGGFGGPLNPNLTVSSVEYLGPEEDRPSSVAAPFQDCNRLEENVALSIENAEEEAGDLPEGLQDTGEHIEDRSEEEIIPRTSPPQVPPKRLLQLSSGDDSGPVSLPTHLPNSYLPKEPPPRATESLASMTLTLRGPLANSSGSPHLGNMIHPPMPPSCIMEELQRAFASKNRQESVHEGCEQGSPPRLWCSDGRLSRSCSSDNQHTSSLASGCVGGGGSDWPKKEAEENKENVRLDQCFSKTSGLPFDLEGWNESVISGTLPRRLRKELLAVKLRNRPSKQELEDRNIFPARSDQERQEIRQQIEMKLAKRLSQRPNVEELEGRNILKQRNDQTEQEERREIKQRLNRKLNQRPTVDELRERKILIRFSDYVEVAKAQDYDRRADKPWTRLSAADKAAIRKELNEFKSTEMEVHASSKHLTRFHRP encoded by the exons ATGTGCCACGACCCCAGTTCTCCCATCCAAGGCTGCTGCTCAGATGGGAcagtcttacttggtggatttGGGGGACCTTTGAATCCAAACCTCACAGTCAGCAGTGTGGAGTACCTTGGTCCTGAGGAGGACCGTCCCTCTTCGG TGGCTGCTCCATTTCAAGACTGCAACCGGTTGGAGGAAAATGTAGCACTATCTATAGAGAATGCAGAAGAGGAGGCGGGGGATCTACCTGAGGGGCTGCAGGACACAGGAGAGCACATAGAAGACAGATCGGAAGAGGAAATCATTCCAAGAACATCACCACCACAAGTACCTCCTAAACGTTTGCTGCAGCTGAGTTCTGGAGACG ATTCAGGACCTGTTTCGCTCCCTACTCACCTGCCCAACTCCTACCTTCCCAAAGAGCCTCCACCCAGGGCCACAGAAAGCCTGGCTTCAATGACCCTGACACTACGAGGGCCCCTGGCAAACTCCTCAGGGTCTCCACATCTAGGCAATATGATCCACCCTCCAATGCCCCCCAGCTGCattatggaggagctgcagagagcctTTGCTTCCAAGAATCGACAGGAGAG TGTCCACGAAGGATGTGAGCAGGGCTCACCCCCACGGCTATGGTGCTCTGACGGACGGCTGTCTCGCTCCTGCAGCTCCGATAACCAACACACGTCGTCTTTGGCCAGTGGCTGCGTAGGAGGCGGAGGGTCTGACTGGCCCAAGAAGGAAGCGGAGGAGAACAAGGAGAACGTACGGCTGGACCAGTGCTTCTCCAAGACCTCAGGCCTCCCTTTCGACCTGGAAGGCTGGAACGAGTCTGTCATCTCTG GTACACTTCCTCGCAGGCTAAGGAAGGAGCTGCTGGCCGTCAAGTTACGAAACAGGCCGAGCAAGCAGGAGCTGGAGGACAGGAATATCTTCCCAGCACGGAGTGATCAGGAGCGACAGGAAATTCGTCAGCAGATAGAGATGAAACTTGCCAA GAGGTTGAGCCAGAGACCGAatgtggaggagctggagggtcgaaacattttaaaac agaGAAACGATCAGACAGAGCAGGAGGAGAGAAGGGAGATAAAACAGCGACTAAACAGAAAG CTAAATCAGCGGCCAACAGTTGATGAGCTGCGAGAGAGAAAGATCCTGATCCGCTTCAGTGACTATGTGGAGGTGGCCAAAGCTCAGGACTATGACAGGAGAGCAGACAAGCCCTGGACTCGTCTCTCAGCTGCGGAcaag GCTGCAATCCGAAAAGAGCTGAACGAGTTCAAGAGCACGGAGATGGAAGTGCACGCCTCTAGCAAACACCTAACTAG gTTCCACCGGCCGTGA